One window of the Microtus ochrogaster isolate Prairie Vole_2 chromosome 10, MicOch1.0, whole genome shotgun sequence genome contains the following:
- the Slc30a2 gene encoding zinc transporter 2 isoform X2 — MIGEIIGGYLAHSLAIMTDAAHLLTDFASMLISLFSLWVSSRPATKTMNFGWQRAEILGALVSVLSIWVVTGVLVYLAVQRLISGDYEIKGGTMLITSACAVAVNIIMGLALHQSGHGHSHGHGQQQQENPSVRAAFIHVIGDLLQSVGVLVAAYIIYFKPEYKYVDPICTFLFSILVLGTTLTILRDVILVLMEGTPKGVDFTAVKNLLLSVDGVEALHSLHIWALTVAQPVLSVHIAIAQNADAQAVLKVARDRLQGRFNFHIMTIQIESYSEEMKDCQECQGPSD; from the exons ATGATTGGAGAAATCATTG GTGGATACCTGGCACACAGCCTGGCCATTATGACTGATGCCGCCCACCTGCTCACGGATTTTGCCAGCATGCTCATTAGTCTCTTCTCCCTCTGGGTGTCTTCCCGACCAGCCACCAAGACCATGAACTTTGGCTGGCAGCGAGCTG AGATCCTTGGAGCCTTGGTGTCTGTGCTGTCCATTTGGGTAGTAACTGGGGTGCTGGTGTACCTGGCTGTGCAGCGCCTGATTTCTGGAGATTATGAGATCAAAGGGGGTACCATGTTAATCACGTCAGCCTGCGCTGTGGCTGTGAACATCAT AATGGGGTTGGCCCTTCATCAGTCTGGACATGGGCACAGCCATGGACATGG CCAACAGCAGCAGGAGAACCCCAGTGTCCGAGCAGCCTTCATCCATGTGATTGGGGACCTTCTGCAGAGTGTGGGTGTCCTGGTGGCTGCCTACATTATATACTTCAAG CCTGAGTACAAGTATGTGGACCCCATCTgcaccttcctcttctccatcctggTCTTGGGGACAACGTTAACCATCCTGAGAGATGTGATCCTGGTTCTCATGGAAG GGACTCCCAAAGGTGTGGACTTCACAGCCGTGAAGAATCTCCTGCTGTCCGTGGATGGGGTGGAGGCCTTGCACAGCCTGCATATCTGGGCCCTGACAGTGGCCCAGCCGGTGCTGTCTGTCCACATAGCTATTG ctcaGAATGCCGACGCCCAGGCTGTGCTGAAGGTGGCTAGGGACCGCCTCCAGGGGAGGTTCAACTTCCACATCATGACCATCCAGATTGAGAGCTACTCTGAAGAGATGAAGGACTGCCAGGAGTGCCAGGGCCCCTCAGACTGA
- the Slc30a2 gene encoding zinc transporter 2 isoform X3, with the protein MIGEIIEILGALVSVLSIWVVTGVLVYLAVQRLISGDYEIKGGTMLITSACAVAVNIIMGLALHQSGHGHSHGHGQQQQENPSVRAAFIHVIGDLLQSVGVLVAAYIIYFKPEYKYVDPICTFLFSILVLGTTLTILRDVILVLMEGTPKGVDFTAVKNLLLSVDGVEALHSLHIWALTVAQPVLSVHIAIAQNADAQAVLKVARDRLQGRFNFHIMTIQIESYSEEMKDCQECQGPSD; encoded by the exons ATGATTGGAGAAATCATTG AGATCCTTGGAGCCTTGGTGTCTGTGCTGTCCATTTGGGTAGTAACTGGGGTGCTGGTGTACCTGGCTGTGCAGCGCCTGATTTCTGGAGATTATGAGATCAAAGGGGGTACCATGTTAATCACGTCAGCCTGCGCTGTGGCTGTGAACATCAT AATGGGGTTGGCCCTTCATCAGTCTGGACATGGGCACAGCCATGGACATGG CCAACAGCAGCAGGAGAACCCCAGTGTCCGAGCAGCCTTCATCCATGTGATTGGGGACCTTCTGCAGAGTGTGGGTGTCCTGGTGGCTGCCTACATTATATACTTCAAG CCTGAGTACAAGTATGTGGACCCCATCTgcaccttcctcttctccatcctggTCTTGGGGACAACGTTAACCATCCTGAGAGATGTGATCCTGGTTCTCATGGAAG GGACTCCCAAAGGTGTGGACTTCACAGCCGTGAAGAATCTCCTGCTGTCCGTGGATGGGGTGGAGGCCTTGCACAGCCTGCATATCTGGGCCCTGACAGTGGCCCAGCCGGTGCTGTCTGTCCACATAGCTATTG ctcaGAATGCCGACGCCCAGGCTGTGCTGAAGGTGGCTAGGGACCGCCTCCAGGGGAGGTTCAACTTCCACATCATGACCATCCAGATTGAGAGCTACTCTGAAGAGATGAAGGACTGCCAGGAGTGCCAGGGCCCCTCAGACTGA
- the Slc30a2 gene encoding zinc transporter 2 isoform X1, with protein MPTVDKQNLLESTSGARSYFGSLWKSEAGRAPPVNLPAVELAIQSNHYCHAQKDAGSHPDSKKQMARRKLYVASAICLVFMIGEIIGGYLAHSLAIMTDAAHLLTDFASMLISLFSLWVSSRPATKTMNFGWQRAEILGALVSVLSIWVVTGVLVYLAVQRLISGDYEIKGGTMLITSACAVAVNIIMGLALHQSGHGHSHGHGQSHEHGHSHGNQSHEDSQQQQENPSVRAAFIHVIGDLLQSVGVLVAAYIIYFKPEYKYVDPICTFLFSILVLGTTLTILRDVILVLMEGTPKGVDFTAVKNLLLSVDGVEALHSLHIWALTVAQPVLSVHIAIAQNADAQAVLKVARDRLQGRFNFHIMTIQIESYSEEMKDCQECQGPSD; from the exons ATGCCGACCGTGGACAAGCAGAACCTGCTGGAGAGCACGAGCGGAGCCCG GTCATACTTTGGATCTCTGTGGAAGAGTGAGGCTGGCAGGGCCCCTCCTGTGAACCTGCCTGCTGTTGAGCTGGCCATCCAGAGCAACCATTATTGCCATGCCCAGAAAGATGCTGGTAGTCACCCTGACTCCAAGAAGCAGATGGCCCGGCGCAAGCTCTACGTGGCCTCTGCCATCTGCCTGGTGTTCATGATTGGAGAAATCATTG GTGGATACCTGGCACACAGCCTGGCCATTATGACTGATGCCGCCCACCTGCTCACGGATTTTGCCAGCATGCTCATTAGTCTCTTCTCCCTCTGGGTGTCTTCCCGACCAGCCACCAAGACCATGAACTTTGGCTGGCAGCGAGCTG AGATCCTTGGAGCCTTGGTGTCTGTGCTGTCCATTTGGGTAGTAACTGGGGTGCTGGTGTACCTGGCTGTGCAGCGCCTGATTTCTGGAGATTATGAGATCAAAGGGGGTACCATGTTAATCACGTCAGCCTGCGCTGTGGCTGTGAACATCAT AATGGGGTTGGCCCTTCATCAGTCTGGACATGGGCACAGCCATGGACATGGGCAAAGCCATGAACATGGGCACAGCCATGGTAACCAAAGCCATGAAGACAGCCAACAGCAGCAGGAGAACCCCAGTGTCCGAGCAGCCTTCATCCATGTGATTGGGGACCTTCTGCAGAGTGTGGGTGTCCTGGTGGCTGCCTACATTATATACTTCAAG CCTGAGTACAAGTATGTGGACCCCATCTgcaccttcctcttctccatcctggTCTTGGGGACAACGTTAACCATCCTGAGAGATGTGATCCTGGTTCTCATGGAAG GGACTCCCAAAGGTGTGGACTTCACAGCCGTGAAGAATCTCCTGCTGTCCGTGGATGGGGTGGAGGCCTTGCACAGCCTGCATATCTGGGCCCTGACAGTGGCCCAGCCGGTGCTGTCTGTCCACATAGCTATTG ctcaGAATGCCGACGCCCAGGCTGTGCTGAAGGTGGCTAGGGACCGCCTCCAGGGGAGGTTCAACTTCCACATCATGACCATCCAGATTGAGAGCTACTCTGAAGAGATGAAGGACTGCCAGGAGTGCCAGGGCCCCTCAGACTGA